One stretch of Myxocyprinus asiaticus isolate MX2 ecotype Aquarium Trade chromosome 23, UBuf_Myxa_2, whole genome shotgun sequence DNA includes these proteins:
- the LOC127413836 gene encoding AN1-type zinc finger protein 4-like isoform X1, with protein MTDKRNPPFFNDNNVGVVHYKLPFSETMELFIETLTGTCFQLRVSTFEQVISVKAKIQRLEGIPVSQQHLIWNGMELEDEYCLHDYSITEGCTLKLVLAMRGGPVNTRRVTVTDDSVREISDCLDTGREEMWEKSLPNKQVTFLVYREGDQLNFFRVVDRGDGTLTPVSESLSGGSVHNVYTEEEEEESETASLQQQMLENSITMNKMKLLKAKMENMNLNKKPKKTAKLKVRPPVGPRPCSGSARHHRMFRVLPQIGHTSSTHLPPIGDQLQPAASSPAAGSSRLPFTSLSRPTSSSQANPSSVASSIYMVQEPWDSPMPRKIRLPPKVSRLDMRGPKVMRDYVYPPVSVLSNPVVQDEVALQRDRLPVAENSTVKEPPKPVPFSYPEPLSLDLADQHERSMNSIGAVAEPKTEAPLLAQAINSSSIGTWAIGKDRLESQPDEHAVSSLHLPPDPLTPPHIPQHFEFPGSSLQPSPAHALLRTSSSPPHPVSSLSQTTSVRGFKADSHDKCSEVISKSEARDITKMANKASKEPLASVSNAEFLASLAGTGSQEALAGPFALGKLCGTATPLPTNIHLLQEDLLRRISPLQSTAAYTPSSSSAGHSNSIKILGLGTPTHHLPPMKVPTGTKKKSSKHCFQCGKKTGLATSYECRCGNIFCSMHRYAETHDCTYDYKSAGRRFLQETNPIISVPKLPKI; from the exons ATGACTGACAAGAGGAACCCACCATTTTTCAATGATAACAATGTAGGCGTGGTGCACTACAAGCTGCCCTTCAGCGAGACCATGGAGCTTTTCATAGAGACCCTGACTGGCACCTGCTTCCAGCTGCGTGTCTCAACCTTTGAACAGGTCATCTCAGTCAAGGCTAAGATTCAGAGACTGGAGG GCATTCCTGTCTCACAGCAACATTTGATTTGGAATGGTATGGAACTTGAAGATGAGTACTGCTTGCATGATTACAG CATCACTGAGGGCTGCACTCTCAAGCTGGTCCTCGCCATGAGGGGAGGGCCTGTAAACACCAGACGAG TGACAGTGACCGATGACTCTGTGAGGGAGATCTCTGACTGCCTCGACACAGGGAGAGAGGAGATGTGGGAAAAGTCTCTGCCTAATAAACAGGTCACTTTCCTGGTGTACCGAGAGGGAGATCAGCTCAATTTCTTCCGAGTGGTGGACCGAGGAGATGGAACGCTCACACCTGTATCTGAATCATTGAG CGGTGGCTCTGTGCACAATGTGTACacagaagaagaggaggaggagtcaGAGACTGCATCTTTACAACAGCAGATGCTGGAGAACTCCATCACAATGAACAAGATGAAGCTGCTCAAGGCCAAGATGGAGAATATGAACCTTAACAAAAAG CCCAAAAAGACTGCTAAATTAAAAGTCAGACCTCCAGTGGGTCCACGGCCCTGCAGTGGCTCTGCCCGACACCACCGAATGTTCCGGGTCCTTCCTCAGATTGGCCACACCTCTTCAACACATCTACCTCCAATCGGTGATCAGCTGCAACCTGCAGCCTCCTCCCCTGCTGCTGGCTCCTCCCGCCTACCATTCACTTCTCTCTCAAGACCTACTTCCTCAAGCCAAGCTAATCCTTCCTCTGTGGCTTCCAGCATATATATGGTTCAGGAACCATGGGACAGTCCAATGCCCCGGAAGATCAGACTCCCTCCCAAAGTGTCCAGACTGGACATGCGAGGGCCTAAAGTTATGAGGGACTATGTGTACCCACCTGTATCTGTTCTATCAAACCCGGTAGTTCAAGATGAGGTAGCTCTTCAAAGAGACAGACTACCTGTAGCAGAGAACTCAACCGTTAAAGAGCCTCCCAAACCTGTTCCGTTCAGTTATCCAGAGCCCTTGAGTCTAGACTTAGCTGATCAGCATGAAAGAAGTATGAACTCTATAGGGGCTGTGGCAGAACCCAAGACAGAAGCTCCTCTTCTGGCCCAAGCCATCAACTCAAGCTCCATCGGCACATGGGCAATAGGCAAAGACAGGCTAGAGTCCCAACCTGATGAACATGCAGTGAGCTCCCTGCACCTCCCACCTGACCCCCTGACACCTCCTCACATACCACAGCACTTTGAGTTCCCGGGTTCCTCCTTGCAGCCTAGTCCAGCCCATGCCCTCCTCAGAACCAGCAGCAGCCCTCCTCATCCTGTTAGCTCCCTCTCACAGACCACATCTGTACGAGGGTTCAAAGCTGATTCACATGACAAGTGCTCAGAGGTGATTTCCAAAAGCGAGGCCCGGGACATTACCAAGATGGCCAATAAAGCTTCCAAGGAGCCACTGGCCTCGGTGAGCAATGCAGAATTCCTGGCTTCGCTGGCAGGAACCGGTAGTCAGGAGGCCCTGGCAGGGCCTTTTGCACTGGGCAAGTTATGTGGTACAGCCACCCCCCTACCGACCAACATCCATCTGTTGCAGGAAGACCTGCTGCGGAGGATCTCCCCCCTACAGAGCACAGCCGCATACACG CCGTCAAGCTCATCAGCCGGACACTCCAATTCAATAAAGATATTAG gtTTAGGCACTCCAACACATCACTTACCCCCTATGAAGGTTCCCACTGGAACAAAGAAGAAGAGTTCAAAGCACTGCTTCCAGTGTGGGAAAAAGACTGGGTTAGCCACCAGCTATGAATGCAG gTGTGGCAACATCTTCTGTTCCATGCACCGCTATGCAGAGACCCACGACTGCACTTATGACTACAAAAGCGCAGGCCGGCGATTCCTACAGGAAACCAACCCCATCATAAGTGTACCAAAGCTGCCCAAAATATGA
- the LOC127413836 gene encoding AN1-type zinc finger protein 4-like isoform X2, producing MTDKRNPPFFNDNNVGVVHYKLPFSETMELFIETLTGTCFQLRVSTFEQVISVKAKIQRLEGIPVSQQHLIWNGMELEDEYCLHDYSITEGCTLKLVLAMRGGPVNTRRVTVTDDSVREISDCLDTGREEMWEKSLPNKQVTFLVYREGDQLNFFRVVDRGDGTLTPVSESLSGGSVHNVYTEEEEEESETASLQQQMLENSITMNKMKLLKAKMENMNLNKKPKKTAKLKVRPPVGPRPCSGSARHHRMFRVLPQIGHTSSTHLPPIGDQLQPAASSPAAGSSRLPFTSLSRPTSSSQANPSSVASSIYMVQEPWDSPMPRKIRLPPKVSRLDMRGPKVMRDYVYPPVSVLSNPVVQDEVALQRDRLPVAENSTVKEPPKPVPFSYPEPLSLDLADQHERSMNSIGAVAEPKTEAPLLAQAINSSSIGTWAIGKDRLESQPDEHAVSSLHLPPDPLTPPHIPQHFEFPGSSLQPSPAHALLRTSSSPPHPVSSLSQTTSVRGFKADSHDKCSEVISKSEARDITKMANKASKEPLASEDLLRRISPLQSTAAYTPSSSSAGHSNSIKILGLGTPTHHLPPMKVPTGTKKKSSKHCFQCGKKTGLATSYECRCGNIFCSMHRYAETHDCTYDYKSAGRRFLQETNPIISVPKLPKI from the exons ATGACTGACAAGAGGAACCCACCATTTTTCAATGATAACAATGTAGGCGTGGTGCACTACAAGCTGCCCTTCAGCGAGACCATGGAGCTTTTCATAGAGACCCTGACTGGCACCTGCTTCCAGCTGCGTGTCTCAACCTTTGAACAGGTCATCTCAGTCAAGGCTAAGATTCAGAGACTGGAGG GCATTCCTGTCTCACAGCAACATTTGATTTGGAATGGTATGGAACTTGAAGATGAGTACTGCTTGCATGATTACAG CATCACTGAGGGCTGCACTCTCAAGCTGGTCCTCGCCATGAGGGGAGGGCCTGTAAACACCAGACGAG TGACAGTGACCGATGACTCTGTGAGGGAGATCTCTGACTGCCTCGACACAGGGAGAGAGGAGATGTGGGAAAAGTCTCTGCCTAATAAACAGGTCACTTTCCTGGTGTACCGAGAGGGAGATCAGCTCAATTTCTTCCGAGTGGTGGACCGAGGAGATGGAACGCTCACACCTGTATCTGAATCATTGAG CGGTGGCTCTGTGCACAATGTGTACacagaagaagaggaggaggagtcaGAGACTGCATCTTTACAACAGCAGATGCTGGAGAACTCCATCACAATGAACAAGATGAAGCTGCTCAAGGCCAAGATGGAGAATATGAACCTTAACAAAAAG CCCAAAAAGACTGCTAAATTAAAAGTCAGACCTCCAGTGGGTCCACGGCCCTGCAGTGGCTCTGCCCGACACCACCGAATGTTCCGGGTCCTTCCTCAGATTGGCCACACCTCTTCAACACATCTACCTCCAATCGGTGATCAGCTGCAACCTGCAGCCTCCTCCCCTGCTGCTGGCTCCTCCCGCCTACCATTCACTTCTCTCTCAAGACCTACTTCCTCAAGCCAAGCTAATCCTTCCTCTGTGGCTTCCAGCATATATATGGTTCAGGAACCATGGGACAGTCCAATGCCCCGGAAGATCAGACTCCCTCCCAAAGTGTCCAGACTGGACATGCGAGGGCCTAAAGTTATGAGGGACTATGTGTACCCACCTGTATCTGTTCTATCAAACCCGGTAGTTCAAGATGAGGTAGCTCTTCAAAGAGACAGACTACCTGTAGCAGAGAACTCAACCGTTAAAGAGCCTCCCAAACCTGTTCCGTTCAGTTATCCAGAGCCCTTGAGTCTAGACTTAGCTGATCAGCATGAAAGAAGTATGAACTCTATAGGGGCTGTGGCAGAACCCAAGACAGAAGCTCCTCTTCTGGCCCAAGCCATCAACTCAAGCTCCATCGGCACATGGGCAATAGGCAAAGACAGGCTAGAGTCCCAACCTGATGAACATGCAGTGAGCTCCCTGCACCTCCCACCTGACCCCCTGACACCTCCTCACATACCACAGCACTTTGAGTTCCCGGGTTCCTCCTTGCAGCCTAGTCCAGCCCATGCCCTCCTCAGAACCAGCAGCAGCCCTCCTCATCCTGTTAGCTCCCTCTCACAGACCACATCTGTACGAGGGTTCAAAGCTGATTCACATGACAAGTGCTCAGAGGTGATTTCCAAAAGCGAGGCCCGGGACATTACCAAGATGGCCAATAAAGCTTCCAAGGAGCCACTGGCCTCG GAAGACCTGCTGCGGAGGATCTCCCCCCTACAGAGCACAGCCGCATACACG CCGTCAAGCTCATCAGCCGGACACTCCAATTCAATAAAGATATTAG gtTTAGGCACTCCAACACATCACTTACCCCCTATGAAGGTTCCCACTGGAACAAAGAAGAAGAGTTCAAAGCACTGCTTCCAGTGTGGGAAAAAGACTGGGTTAGCCACCAGCTATGAATGCAG gTGTGGCAACATCTTCTGTTCCATGCACCGCTATGCAGAGACCCACGACTGCACTTATGACTACAAAAGCGCAGGCCGGCGATTCCTACAGGAAACCAACCCCATCATAAGTGTACCAAAGCTGCCCAAAATATGA